In Trichocoleus desertorum ATA4-8-CV12, a genomic segment contains:
- the recQ gene encoding DNA helicase RecQ, whose translation MSVDILSTPTQFSSLEQALKHFFGYEAFRPGQREIVETALENRDALIVMPTGGGKSLCFQLPALLKPGLTVVVSPLIALMQDQVQALQDNGIGATFLNSSLHPMEARSREAAILAGEIKLLYLAPERLLNERCLPFLDYVRSRMGLAGFAIDEAHCVSDWGHDFRPEYRQLQQLRQRYPDVPIMALTATATERVRQDIIEQLWLQDPYIHTASFNRPNLYYEVRPKPSPKQAYKELLHQVQQTAGSGIIYCLSRRKVEELASKLQQDGVEALPYHAGLSDEARSTNQTRFIRDDVRVMVATVAFGMGINKPDVRFVIHYDLPRSIESYYQESGRAGRDSEPAHCTLFFGLGDIKTVEYLIEQKTDPQDQLIARQQLRQVVGYAEGTVCRRTIQLSYFGEGFPGDCGNCDHCLYPQPIEDWTIEAQKFLSCIARCQERFGMNHIIDVLRGSKNQKVLQNNHDKLSTYGIGKDKTADAWRILGRALLHQGLVEETSDGYSVLKLNAQSWEILKKQRSLLIAVPPATNHLEESESEGLRADVEVLFQRLRSLRKRLADQQAVPPYVVFSDSSLKLMAQQQPQTLTEFARISGVGSRKLEQYGEKFTAEIRAYRQDQV comes from the coding sequence ATGTCAGTAGATATCCTTTCCACACCGACTCAATTTTCCTCGCTGGAACAAGCGCTGAAGCATTTTTTCGGCTACGAAGCTTTTCGTCCTGGACAGCGCGAAATTGTCGAGACTGCCTTAGAAAACCGAGATGCATTGATCGTGATGCCCACAGGCGGCGGCAAATCTCTCTGTTTTCAGTTACCAGCCCTGCTGAAGCCAGGTTTAACGGTAGTGGTATCACCGCTGATTGCCCTGATGCAAGACCAGGTACAAGCCCTACAGGACAATGGCATTGGGGCCACATTCCTCAACAGTAGCTTGCATCCAATGGAGGCGCGATCGCGGGAAGCGGCAATTTTAGCAGGGGAGATCAAGCTGCTCTATCTCGCTCCAGAGCGCTTATTAAATGAGCGATGTTTACCTTTTTTAGACTACGTGCGATCGCGCATGGGCTTGGCTGGGTTTGCCATTGACGAAGCTCACTGCGTCTCCGATTGGGGCCACGACTTTCGGCCTGAATACCGGCAGTTACAGCAATTGCGCCAACGTTACCCCGATGTGCCCATCATGGCTTTAACGGCCACAGCCACAGAGCGGGTCAGGCAAGACATTATCGAACAGTTGTGGCTGCAAGACCCTTACATTCACACCGCTAGCTTCAATCGGCCCAATCTTTATTACGAAGTGCGGCCCAAACCCAGCCCAAAGCAAGCTTATAAGGAGTTGCTGCACCAAGTTCAACAAACCGCTGGTTCAGGAATTATCTACTGTCTCAGCCGTCGCAAAGTTGAAGAGTTAGCCAGCAAGTTGCAGCAAGATGGTGTGGAAGCGCTGCCCTATCATGCGGGGTTGAGCGACGAAGCCCGCAGTACCAATCAAACTCGGTTCATTCGAGATGATGTGCGGGTGATGGTCGCCACAGTCGCCTTTGGCATGGGCATTAACAAGCCAGATGTGCGGTTTGTGATTCACTACGACTTACCGCGTAGCATCGAAAGCTACTACCAAGAGTCGGGGCGAGCGGGACGAGACAGTGAACCTGCTCACTGTACGTTGTTTTTTGGCTTGGGCGACATCAAAACTGTGGAGTATCTGATCGAGCAAAAAACCGATCCGCAAGATCAGCTAATTGCGCGGCAACAGTTGCGGCAGGTAGTTGGTTATGCCGAGGGGACTGTCTGTCGCCGTACGATCCAACTCAGTTATTTTGGCGAAGGCTTTCCGGGGGACTGTGGCAACTGTGATCATTGCCTATACCCACAACCGATTGAAGATTGGACCATTGAAGCCCAAAAGTTTCTTTCTTGCATTGCCCGCTGCCAAGAGCGTTTTGGTATGAACCACATTATTGATGTGTTACGGGGTTCGAAGAATCAAAAGGTTTTACAAAATAATCATGACAAACTCTCCACCTACGGCATTGGCAAAGACAAAACCGCTGACGCATGGCGAATTTTAGGACGGGCTTTGCTACACCAAGGTTTGGTTGAAGAAACCAGTGATGGCTACTCAGTACTCAAACTCAATGCTCAGAGTTGGGAGATCTTGAAGAAGCAGCGATCGCTTCTCATTGCCGTACCCCCTGCAACTAATCACCTAGAAGAAAGCGAGTCGGAAGGCTTAAGGGCTGATGTAGAAGTTTTGTTTCAACGGTTGCGATCGCTGCGAAAACGCTTGGCTGATCAACAAGCCGTCCCTCCCTATGTGGTCTTCAGCGATTCCAGCTTAAAATTGATGGCCCAACAGCAACCCCAAACTTTAACCGAGTTCGCCCGAATTTCTGGCGTGGGGAGCCGCAAGCTAGAGCAGTACGGCGAAAAATTCACCGCTGAAATTCGCGCCTATCGGCAGGATCAGGTCTAA